A window of the Bdellovibrio svalbardensis genome harbors these coding sequences:
- a CDS encoding class I SAM-dependent methyltransferase has translation MSVVSDSLNSKKICILSDEAGLVRAAQWAEFFQCPVNPSSIDDYFFRFHVEGDRVYVRDAEKRLLEIDFDKNHLDYERRGHQGKNELIAKALGYAKGCRKVLDLSVGMGIDSVFLMQLNFQVIGVERSPVLYALLKEAFARTEKQYLKSYQLHFADALTFLRENKGKLDVDAIYFDPMYPHKKKSALPKQEMVVFRDLVGHDADAAEVLKEALTWPVRRVVVKRPMKAEELLPGVIHSFEGKVVRYDSYVVG, from the coding sequence ATGTCTGTGGTATCTGATAGCTTAAATTCAAAAAAGATCTGTATTCTTTCCGATGAGGCCGGCCTGGTGAGGGCCGCTCAATGGGCGGAGTTCTTTCAATGCCCCGTGAATCCGTCCTCTATCGATGACTATTTCTTTCGTTTTCATGTCGAGGGTGATCGTGTCTATGTCCGCGATGCTGAAAAGCGGTTGCTGGAAATTGATTTTGATAAAAACCATCTCGATTACGAACGTCGCGGTCATCAAGGTAAGAATGAGTTGATTGCCAAGGCCTTGGGGTACGCCAAGGGTTGCCGCAAGGTTTTGGATCTGTCCGTGGGCATGGGGATCGACAGCGTTTTCTTAATGCAGTTGAATTTTCAGGTGATCGGAGTGGAGAGATCCCCCGTTTTGTATGCTCTTCTTAAAGAGGCTTTTGCTCGTACAGAAAAACAATATTTGAAATCCTATCAGCTGCACTTTGCGGATGCTCTGACTTTCTTGCGTGAAAATAAAGGAAAGTTGGATGTTGATGCGATTTATTTTGATCCAATGTATCCGCACAAGAAGAAGTCCGCATTGCCGAAACAAGAGATGGTGGTCTTCCGGGATCTTGTCGGACATGATGCCGATGCCGCCGAGGTTTTGAAAGAGGCCCTTACTTGGCCTGTGCGCCGTGTAGTGGTGAAACGTCCTATGAAGGCGGAAGAATTGTTGCCTGGAGTGATTCACTCGTTTGAAGGAAAGGTGGTTCGCTATGATTCTTATGTGGTTGGGTAG
- a CDS encoding (2Fe-2S) ferredoxin domain-containing protein — MLKKEETPWSEGVVLVCTKCHKSISASSLKEEGNAGENLKTFLKKSFKESGDLSKIRVVTSSCLDVCIDDTQAVTFASTDGKTETFTVHPEKDREELLKLLKSKI; from the coding sequence ATGTTAAAAAAAGAAGAGACACCTTGGTCTGAGGGAGTGGTTCTTGTTTGTACGAAATGTCACAAGTCTATTTCAGCTTCCTCTTTGAAAGAGGAAGGCAATGCGGGAGAGAATCTTAAAACTTTTTTGAAGAAAAGCTTTAAAGAGAGCGGTGATCTTTCTAAGATCAGAGTTGTCACTTCCAGCTGTTTGGACGTTTGCATTGACGATACTCAAGCTGTTACTTTTGCATCAACAGACGGTAAAACCGAAACTTTCACAGTCCATCCCGAGAAGGACCGTGAAGAGCTTTTGAAGTTGTTGAAATCTAAGATCTAA
- a CDS encoding prenyltransferase, with translation MSHLVTLSKDSPEFESYLLGTFASDKRALPVQSLNVNSASETVTFKIVPVSELNRPSWFVVALKSVKVRSFLLLLVPLFLVLTKNIVDKTGRDPFTTIIATIGLIFTLISVNLRNDFMDHIKGVDRIIANSGSRSIQNGWLTAIQVKNFSSLFLLLAGICAIPVVFAFPEVAIVIAISFAVGLWAQFKRQNSFKYQIGGEFALFLLLGPLLTVGYQLSMGARLDQEIFWLGCLWGWGVLFIVHLKNFTNILPSSQAGFKNTVNWLGFDNARRLLAFWWLAFIGMNLAYHYIFAGTYWGFYLSVAVLFVSGSFISKLKSISSPVGSELRQVFKYGLSLFLITIGLWVFECLWYLIA, from the coding sequence GTGAGTCACTTGGTCACGCTTTCTAAAGACTCTCCAGAGTTTGAATCTTATTTGCTGGGCACTTTTGCCTCTGATAAGCGCGCCTTGCCGGTGCAATCTTTGAACGTCAATTCGGCGTCAGAGACGGTCACCTTTAAAATTGTTCCCGTAAGTGAACTCAATCGCCCGTCATGGTTCGTGGTAGCCTTGAAGTCTGTTAAGGTGCGCAGCTTTCTTTTGCTTTTAGTTCCATTGTTTTTGGTTTTGACCAAGAATATCGTCGATAAAACAGGACGTGATCCCTTTACGACAATCATCGCCACGATCGGTCTGATCTTCACTCTGATTTCCGTGAATCTGCGCAATGATTTTATGGATCACATCAAAGGCGTTGATCGAATTATTGCCAACAGTGGAAGTCGTTCTATCCAAAATGGCTGGTTGACGGCGATTCAAGTCAAAAACTTTTCTTCTTTGTTTTTATTGTTAGCAGGAATCTGTGCCATTCCGGTGGTTTTCGCTTTTCCAGAGGTTGCCATCGTCATCGCAATCTCATTTGCCGTCGGATTGTGGGCGCAGTTTAAAAGACAGAACTCATTCAAATACCAAATTGGTGGAGAGTTTGCCCTGTTTCTGTTGTTGGGACCTCTTTTAACCGTCGGTTACCAGCTTTCGATGGGTGCACGCCTTGATCAGGAAATTTTCTGGTTGGGTTGCTTGTGGGGCTGGGGAGTGCTGTTCATCGTGCACCTGAAAAACTTCACGAACATCCTTCCGAGCAGCCAGGCAGGATTTAAAAACACCGTGAACTGGCTGGGTTTTGATAATGCCCGTCGTTTATTGGCCTTCTGGTGGTTGGCATTTATCGGCATGAACTTGGCGTACCACTATATCTTTGCGGGAACCTATTGGGGATTCTATCTTTCAGTGGCGGTTCTGTTCGTATCCGGCAGCTTTATATCGAAATTGAAAAGTATTTCCAGTCCGGTGGGAAGTGAACTTCGCCAGGTCTTTAAATATGGATTGTCATTATTCCTCATCACCATAGGCCTTTGGGTATTTGAATGTCTGTGGTATCTGATAGCTTAA
- a CDS encoding YkgJ family cysteine cluster protein, with translation MEEFKFTGKEWWREGVRFECTGSGKCCTSHGEYGFVYLNLEDRQRFAKHLGIRTSEFTKNYCEKTGGIWHLKEDPKNPDCMFLKGKGCGVYEARPTQCRTWPFWPEVMNAKSWAKDVKAFCPGVGRGPVISAEKIEEQLRDQLKSEQGWGK, from the coding sequence ATGGAAGAATTTAAATTCACTGGTAAAGAATGGTGGCGCGAAGGTGTTCGCTTTGAATGCACAGGCTCTGGCAAGTGCTGCACTTCGCATGGCGAATATGGCTTCGTTTATCTCAACTTGGAAGACCGCCAGCGTTTTGCCAAGCATTTGGGAATCCGCACCTCTGAGTTCACCAAGAACTACTGCGAGAAAACCGGCGGGATCTGGCATCTGAAAGAAGATCCTAAAAATCCTGATTGTATGTTTTTAAAAGGCAAAGGCTGTGGCGTCTATGAAGCTCGCCCCACGCAGTGCCGTACTTGGCCGTTCTGGCCTGAAGTGATGAACGCAAAATCTTGGGCAAAAGACGTCAAGGCTTTCTGTCCCGGAGTGGGACGTGGCCCCGTTATTTCTGCTGAGAAAATCGAGGAGCAACTTCGCGATCAACTAAAAAGCGAGCAAGGCTGGGGTAAATAG
- a CDS encoding peptidase associated/transthyretin-like domain-containing protein, translating to MKYVNAKFTTLMCVLALSASALTGCEDPAVEVGVLGKKLSAPALKGTSPFDQSFSSQNYVHITGSCDTRVGDVSVSFKIGSKTGSGSAGTSPTSTEIANAAMYHTPSSSPDLTGTSLTGPIVNDVNCADGVFDFYLTKNDLLSVWGFDGTSTNIDVTVIYIKGSTLIGDTQVLTLTDPKGSNGSGGNVATKIAVEKQWPHGFAGSGRCEGFNVFLTDANNNWASSSAPVTFSLSQAKGGSAATTVFGYSSWETCNSSLINPIAGVSSFTIPAGQNSIQIMIPMPSDVGSLDQTFSISAISSGLNSATADSYILRNSASSRRWLTADSPGNNRIYKDICYPTKFSRYNYTGSYETTDAAIDVTPISANAKLKYFNDASCTNQTTTFSIPASIASVSGYVKYVSDANDTASSLRIPITFANTNANYDFASYRVDVDLSASATVTRVDFWGPNYIQRGYCSSYRVVRANNYMTPIPDPGSSLTVSLSSTASGTFYPYSGCTGTPLSQVTIGYGSADTEVYFKPDGVLTPGTYTVTASAPGLTSMVRDMKVTAASATNYTLNQLFGSVLAQDTCSAMKIYTYDSNSNPSSDVPISILYYSSGLSIATDVQLYRDPSCSTAITQNTATTLTSSGSQYYMVYIKSTALTGSSFSLNLQVNFETMSQSQAYNIYLSH from the coding sequence ATGAAGTACGTTAATGCGAAGTTCACCACCCTTATGTGCGTCTTGGCCTTGTCGGCATCAGCTCTTACTGGCTGTGAAGATCCCGCTGTTGAAGTGGGCGTCTTGGGTAAAAAACTATCTGCACCCGCTCTTAAAGGGACAAGTCCTTTTGATCAAAGCTTCAGTTCTCAGAATTATGTTCATATCACTGGATCTTGTGACACTCGCGTCGGTGATGTTTCTGTCAGCTTTAAAATCGGGAGCAAAACCGGATCTGGCAGCGCAGGCACCAGCCCCACTTCAACCGAAATTGCCAACGCGGCAATGTACCATACTCCATCAAGCAGTCCGGATTTAACAGGCACCTCATTGACCGGCCCTATCGTCAACGATGTGAATTGTGCCGACGGAGTGTTTGATTTTTACTTAACGAAAAATGACTTGCTCTCTGTGTGGGGGTTTGACGGCACTTCAACCAATATAGATGTGACTGTCATCTATATCAAAGGATCAACACTGATCGGTGACACGCAAGTCTTGACCCTCACTGATCCAAAGGGCAGCAACGGTTCCGGCGGCAATGTCGCGACCAAGATCGCGGTTGAGAAGCAGTGGCCACATGGCTTTGCCGGTTCTGGGCGCTGTGAAGGCTTCAATGTTTTTCTGACTGATGCCAATAACAATTGGGCGTCGTCTTCGGCCCCTGTCACATTCAGTCTTTCCCAAGCAAAGGGCGGCAGTGCTGCTACGACAGTGTTTGGTTATTCATCTTGGGAAACCTGCAACAGTTCTTTGATAAATCCGATTGCGGGCGTCAGTTCATTCACTATTCCCGCAGGACAAAACAGCATTCAAATCATGATACCAATGCCATCAGATGTGGGTTCACTCGATCAAACATTCAGCATTAGCGCCATCAGTTCTGGCCTGAACTCTGCAACCGCTGATTCTTATATCCTTCGCAACTCAGCCTCCAGTCGTCGCTGGTTAACGGCGGATTCCCCAGGCAATAACCGCATTTATAAAGACATTTGCTATCCGACCAAGTTCTCTCGTTACAACTATACAGGTTCTTATGAAACGACTGATGCGGCGATTGACGTCACACCTATCAGTGCCAATGCGAAGTTGAAATACTTTAACGATGCAAGCTGTACGAATCAAACTACGACGTTTTCCATCCCGGCGAGCATTGCTTCAGTCAGCGGATACGTGAAGTATGTTTCCGATGCCAACGACACGGCATCTTCACTACGAATTCCTATAACTTTCGCCAACACGAATGCCAATTACGACTTTGCATCTTACAGAGTGGATGTGGATCTCAGCGCCTCTGCCACAGTGACAAGAGTTGATTTTTGGGGTCCCAACTACATCCAGCGTGGCTACTGCAGTTCCTATAGAGTGGTTCGCGCCAACAACTACATGACGCCTATTCCAGATCCAGGCTCAAGCCTGACAGTTTCCTTAAGTTCAACGGCCTCTGGAACTTTCTATCCTTATTCGGGCTGCACAGGAACACCACTCAGTCAGGTGACGATTGGTTACGGCTCTGCCGATACTGAAGTTTACTTCAAGCCAGATGGAGTGCTCACTCCAGGAACCTACACCGTCACAGCGTCAGCCCCTGGGCTGACAAGTATGGTTCGAGATATGAAAGTTACTGCAGCATCTGCAACAAATTATACTCTCAACCAGCTCTTTGGTTCTGTTTTGGCCCAAGACACTTGTAGCGCTATGAAAATTTATACTTATGACTCGAACTCGAATCCGTCGTCGGACGTTCCGATTAGCATCCTTTATTACTCTTCTGGCTTGTCTATTGCCACGGATGTTCAACTGTATCGGGACCCAAGTTGTAGCACTGCAATCACTCAAAATACTGCGACAACTTTGACGTCTTCAGGATCACAGTACTATATGGTCTATATAAAATCGACGGCACTTACAGGATCCAGCTTCAGCCTGAACCTGCAAGTCAACTTTGAAACTATGTCACAGAGCCAAGCCTACAACATCTACTTGTCTCACTAG
- a CDS encoding polyprenyl synthetase family protein, which yields MSRNVIDLKVYDSRDFPAYLPKLNKLYDDLFAGGKGFRAKLIRMMGSNLSLDAKAEHLLAQTIEFIHNASLLHDDLIDRSNLRRGKTAAWLKYTPEYAVLAGDYLLARVMVNLSGHGNIKLVQYTAEVISDLLEGEWLQDSVVGDFFVTLEQLDRIHNLKTASLFKWCIRAPFIAKERYNEELHQTLEEMGTLLGQLFQRSDDLLDYDIRNDEGKAILGDLKSGYLNSFGAFVCRGRSRQEIDQIVKSKNLEEYYASIGGKDQFDQKLAEFDEMNKGLIKMYDHHLERLRKHLQPGEENLIEQLRPLTEILYWRRKP from the coding sequence TTGTCGCGCAATGTCATTGATCTTAAAGTCTATGATTCCAGGGATTTCCCTGCCTATTTACCAAAGCTGAATAAGCTTTATGATGACCTCTTTGCAGGTGGTAAAGGATTTCGTGCGAAATTAATTCGAATGATGGGCTCGAACCTGTCCCTGGATGCCAAAGCGGAACATCTTTTGGCTCAGACTATCGAGTTCATTCACAACGCCTCTTTGTTGCATGATGATTTGATCGACCGTTCAAATCTTCGTCGTGGTAAAACAGCGGCTTGGTTGAAGTACACTCCAGAGTACGCGGTGTTGGCTGGCGACTATTTGCTCGCTCGCGTGATGGTCAATCTTTCTGGTCACGGAAATATCAAGCTAGTTCAATACACAGCTGAAGTGATTTCTGATTTGCTTGAAGGCGAGTGGTTGCAGGACTCTGTTGTTGGCGACTTCTTCGTGACTCTTGAGCAATTGGACCGCATTCACAATCTCAAAACCGCCAGTTTGTTTAAATGGTGTATTCGCGCTCCGTTCATCGCCAAAGAAAGATACAACGAAGAGTTGCATCAAACTTTGGAAGAGATGGGCACTTTGCTTGGACAGTTGTTCCAGCGAAGTGATGACCTTTTGGATTACGATATTCGTAACGACGAAGGCAAAGCCATCTTGGGTGATTTGAAATCGGGCTATCTGAATTCCTTCGGCGCTTTCGTTTGTCGCGGTCGCAGTCGTCAAGAGATCGATCAAATTGTGAAAAGTAAAAATCTGGAAGAGTACTACGCGAGCATTGGTGGCAAAGATCAATTCGACCAGAAACTTGCTGAGTTCGATGAAATGAACAAAGGCTTGATCAAAATGTACGATCATCATCTTGAAAGACTCAGAAAACATTTGCAGCCTGGTGAGGAAAATCTCATTGAACAGCTTCGTCCGCTGACGGAGATCTTGTACTGGAGAAGGAAACCTTAG
- the menC gene encoding o-succinylbenzoate synthase MenC: protein MIKLSYSPYTLKPVASLNAVSLDTHREGVLFKVEWNDGLTGYGDLQPWPELGDPSLEEQLAGLRAGKISAQIEQTIWLARRDAEARSKKRNLFDIGTPVKNNYLLTHAEDVKPGLLDEVKREGFDTIKVKIGRDLQEEAEALVHIAGAGFKMRLDFNALANWQIFERFMKNLDPKVRALIEYVEDPFPYDAHSWMEAKKLVKLAIDNQYNKVRWDQLEAEAPFDVIVIKPAKMDVDMAIGHCQKWNLKAAVTSYMDHPVGVAHAMTIAMELKKKYGELIIESGCLTHRHYKMDVFAAELDTKGPFLRRVRGTGVGFDKLLEALPWYHIKLR, encoded by the coding sequence TTGATCAAACTTAGTTACAGCCCGTATACACTCAAGCCTGTAGCATCGCTCAATGCGGTGAGTTTGGATACTCATCGTGAGGGCGTACTATTTAAAGTTGAGTGGAATGACGGTCTGACAGGTTATGGAGATCTTCAGCCGTGGCCAGAGCTGGGTGATCCGTCTTTGGAAGAACAATTGGCGGGTCTGCGTGCGGGAAAAATCAGTGCGCAAATCGAGCAAACTATTTGGTTGGCTCGTCGTGATGCCGAAGCACGTTCAAAGAAGCGAAATCTTTTTGATATAGGAACTCCGGTTAAGAATAACTACCTGCTGACTCACGCCGAAGACGTCAAACCAGGTCTATTGGATGAAGTTAAAAGAGAAGGTTTTGATACCATCAAAGTAAAAATTGGCCGAGACCTTCAAGAGGAAGCCGAAGCTCTGGTGCATATTGCTGGTGCGGGCTTTAAAATGCGTCTTGATTTCAATGCTCTGGCAAATTGGCAGATCTTCGAGCGCTTTATGAAAAATCTCGATCCGAAAGTGCGCGCCCTCATTGAATATGTGGAAGATCCATTTCCTTATGATGCTCATTCATGGATGGAAGCTAAAAAGCTTGTGAAATTGGCTATTGATAATCAATACAACAAAGTTCGTTGGGACCAGTTAGAGGCCGAAGCTCCTTTTGACGTGATTGTGATTAAGCCGGCGAAGATGGATGTCGATATGGCAATTGGACATTGTCAAAAATGGAATTTGAAAGCTGCGGTGACCAGTTACATGGATCATCCGGTGGGCGTCGCGCACGCCATGACGATTGCGATGGAGCTTAAGAAAAAATATGGCGAATTGATTATAGAATCAGGTTGTCTCACTCATCGTCACTATAAAATGGATGTGTTCGCTGCAGAGTTGGATACGAAGGGCCCGTTTCTTCGCCGAGTTCGTGGTACCGGTGTCGGCTTTGACAAACTTTTGGAGGCCCTGCCATGGTATCACATCAAACTCCGTTAG
- a CDS encoding AMP-binding protein, whose product MVSHQTPLDLSTDDNVILINPRFPKADFDKLYSLAESVQHELGLQAHVWIATSGSTADSIGSTKLVALSKKALIASAVSVNKHLQATAEDIWTQVLPHFHVGGLGIEIRSELAGSRVVPALKEGKWDAQHFYQTILKEKCTLSALVPTQVYDLVAHNLRAPETMRAIVVGGGVFDAPLYEQARALGWPVLPSYGMTETASQIATASLQSLQAQDYPEIELLSHADARSNEEGFLEVKALSLFTCYAQNTAEGARHWDPKIQGWFVSEDRGEVQGMALKISGRSKDYVKIGGEGTNVARLRAVLEQSALELNPLWPLHISLLDMPSERLGAEIHMVTTLNSSAAEKIANLYGEKVLPYEKIRKIHFVTEIPRTDLGKIQWSALRRILC is encoded by the coding sequence ATGGTATCACATCAAACTCCGTTAGATCTTTCTACGGATGACAATGTGATATTGATAAATCCGCGTTTTCCCAAGGCGGATTTCGATAAATTATATTCTTTAGCGGAAAGCGTTCAGCATGAACTTGGATTGCAAGCTCATGTGTGGATTGCCACATCGGGTTCCACGGCTGACTCCATTGGATCAACCAAGCTGGTGGCACTTTCTAAAAAGGCACTGATCGCTTCTGCCGTATCCGTGAACAAACATCTTCAAGCCACCGCAGAAGATATCTGGACACAAGTTCTTCCGCATTTTCATGTGGGTGGGCTGGGCATAGAGATTCGGTCTGAACTCGCGGGATCGCGAGTTGTCCCTGCGTTGAAAGAGGGCAAATGGGACGCTCAGCATTTCTATCAAACAATTCTTAAAGAGAAGTGCACCTTGTCTGCACTGGTGCCCACTCAAGTTTATGATTTGGTTGCACACAATCTTCGTGCTCCGGAAACAATGCGTGCCATCGTTGTCGGAGGAGGTGTGTTTGATGCCCCATTGTATGAGCAAGCTCGGGCATTGGGGTGGCCGGTTCTGCCAAGTTATGGCATGACCGAAACAGCTTCGCAAATTGCCACCGCCTCTCTGCAGTCGCTCCAAGCCCAGGACTATCCTGAGATTGAACTTCTGAGTCATGCCGACGCTCGCAGCAATGAGGAGGGCTTTTTGGAAGTGAAAGCTTTGTCTCTATTTACCTGCTACGCCCAGAACACCGCGGAAGGAGCCCGTCATTGGGATCCAAAGATTCAGGGTTGGTTTGTCTCTGAAGATCGTGGTGAGGTTCAGGGGATGGCTTTGAAAATTTCAGGACGCAGCAAGGACTATGTCAAAATTGGGGGAGAAGGCACGAACGTCGCAAGACTTCGGGCGGTGCTTGAGCAATCGGCGCTTGAACTCAATCCACTCTGGCCATTACATATAAGCTTATTGGATATGCCGTCTGAACGTTTAGGGGCGGAGATTCATATGGTCACGACTTTAAATTCGAGTGCAGCCGAAAAGATTGCGAACTTGTATGGCGAAAAAGTTTTGCCCTATGAAAAAATAAGAAAGATCCATTTTGTAACCGAGATCCCGCGCACAGATCTGGGCAAGATTCAGTGGAGCGCACTAAGGAGAATACTATGTTAA
- a CDS encoding S1 family peptidase: MKLHQFLVGALTLFLLSACADPSDISNNQNASNDLQNNPGIYGGDTVSDSDPIAATTVFLKNRYNNSTCSASILGPRTILTAAHCVYKAPASAVTVLFGVRGGEASRKVVRIEVNPKYIPDVMYRDMHDLAILKISEALPKGYRPAEFLDDYAAFQVGTSIVVAGYGISMPRLKWGSGTLRRINLKVADTTWSMGTVIFGQRDLGRGICFGDSGGPAIVKVGNRLKVFGVANRVSHYKGANHDCNGTSIYTRLDVYKPWIAETIGKLVPK; encoded by the coding sequence ATGAAGCTTCACCAGTTCTTAGTTGGCGCATTGACCTTATTCTTACTATCCGCTTGTGCTGATCCCTCCGATATTTCTAATAATCAGAATGCATCAAACGACCTTCAAAATAATCCAGGAATATATGGTGGTGACACCGTTTCTGATTCGGATCCGATTGCGGCAACGACCGTGTTCTTAAAGAACAGATACAACAATTCGACCTGCTCGGCATCTATCTTGGGACCTCGCACGATTCTAACGGCTGCTCATTGCGTGTACAAGGCGCCGGCCTCGGCGGTGACAGTTCTTTTTGGTGTTCGCGGTGGGGAGGCTTCTCGCAAGGTGGTGCGGATCGAAGTGAATCCAAAGTATATTCCGGACGTCATGTATCGAGACATGCATGATCTTGCGATTTTAAAAATTTCCGAGGCACTGCCAAAGGGTTATCGCCCGGCTGAGTTCTTGGATGATTATGCGGCCTTTCAAGTGGGAACTTCGATCGTCGTCGCCGGCTATGGAATCAGTATGCCCCGCTTGAAATGGGGGAGTGGAACTTTGCGAAGAATCAACTTGAAGGTGGCAGATACAACCTGGTCGATGGGCACGGTGATATTCGGTCAGCGTGATCTCGGCCGCGGAATTTGCTTCGGTGATTCTGGAGGGCCGGCGATTGTGAAAGTGGGAAATCGATTGAAAGTATTTGGCGTTGCAAACCGAGTCAGTCATTACAAAGGCGCGAATCATGATTGCAATGGAACTTCAATCTACACGCGTCTTGATGTTTACAAGCCTTGGATCGCAGAAACGATTGGGAAGCTCGTGCCTAAGTAG
- a CDS encoding ELWxxDGT repeat protein → MKKCIYTGATGLTVLISMLMGCSNTVKNLVVASTEPETSIFNPEGTLEFFKEINPGSSAADPASFAMLGSNKFLFYANDGTNGVELWASDGTAAGTALVKDIFTGPSSSYPAGYTILQGVSPATAVFNATSATSDSSLWKTDGTTSGTVQIKNIRTGATDGLMNFFSTANGKVLFQANDGSTGAEPWVTDGTLAGTTQLADINSGALDSTPFGHRSIGNNEYMFLGNTGSPAIRQVFKTDGVTVSDVRSDFTKSCTILGVPAFGSLGSGKKVFAQCDDANGNELWITDGTYVGTQLLKDINPGTSGSTPQGFQALPDGRVIFFAITPSTGSELWVTDGTESGTTLLKDILPGTGSGGGNGFTDLKDGRFIFHAADATGNYEPWITDGTLAGTRKVKEINPGTAASSAGGGFALLKPGVVVFWANDGVHGNEPWISDGTEQGTKLLLDTIAGASTAVWNTGSPPFVFSSTKIFFNGCEGTVASNPPHCKELYSINVKY, encoded by the coding sequence ATGAAGAAATGCATTTATACGGGAGCCACCGGACTGACTGTCTTGATCTCCATGCTAATGGGTTGTTCCAACACAGTTAAAAATTTAGTCGTTGCCTCAACAGAGCCTGAAACTTCGATTTTCAATCCCGAAGGCACACTTGAATTTTTCAAAGAGATCAACCCAGGATCAAGTGCTGCTGATCCCGCCTCTTTCGCGATGTTGGGAAGCAACAAGTTTCTTTTTTATGCCAATGATGGCACCAACGGCGTTGAGCTGTGGGCTTCCGATGGAACTGCGGCGGGGACTGCCTTGGTCAAAGATATTTTCACGGGCCCATCCAGTTCCTATCCAGCCGGCTACACCATCCTTCAAGGAGTCAGCCCCGCAACGGCAGTCTTTAATGCCACCTCTGCCACATCTGATTCGTCTCTTTGGAAAACTGATGGCACGACAAGTGGGACCGTTCAGATCAAAAATATCAGAACAGGTGCCACTGACGGCTTAATGAACTTTTTTTCTACGGCCAACGGTAAAGTTCTCTTTCAGGCCAATGATGGCAGTACTGGTGCTGAGCCCTGGGTCACAGATGGCACACTTGCGGGAACCACACAGTTAGCAGACATCAATTCCGGGGCACTCGACTCAACCCCCTTTGGGCATCGTTCTATTGGAAACAATGAATATATGTTCTTGGGCAACACGGGAAGTCCGGCAATTCGTCAGGTTTTTAAAACCGACGGAGTCACTGTCTCAGATGTAAGGTCAGACTTTACCAAAAGCTGTACAATTCTGGGGGTTCCTGCCTTTGGATCGCTCGGCTCAGGAAAAAAAGTCTTTGCACAATGTGATGATGCCAACGGGAATGAACTATGGATCACTGACGGAACCTACGTGGGAACTCAGCTGCTAAAGGATATCAATCCAGGGACGTCAGGTTCAACTCCACAAGGATTCCAGGCTCTGCCCGATGGACGTGTTATATTTTTTGCGATCACACCGAGTACAGGCAGTGAGCTCTGGGTGACTGACGGCACGGAATCAGGAACGACTCTTCTGAAGGACATTCTGCCTGGCACAGGGTCAGGTGGCGGCAACGGCTTCACTGATCTCAAAGACGGTCGATTTATTTTCCATGCGGCCGACGCAACCGGAAACTATGAACCGTGGATAACTGACGGAACTTTAGCGGGAACTCGCAAGGTCAAGGAAATCAATCCAGGGACCGCGGCTTCAAGTGCGGGGGGTGGATTTGCCCTTCTCAAGCCAGGAGTCGTGGTATTCTGGGCCAACGATGGTGTTCATGGCAATGAACCCTGGATCTCAGATGGAACCGAGCAAGGCACAAAACTTTTGTTAGACACGATCGCCGGTGCAAGCACCGCTGTTTGGAATACAGGAAGTCCGCCCTTTGTATTTTCGTCGACCAAAATTTTCTTCAATGGTTGCGAAGGCACTGTTGCTTCGAATCCACCTCACTGCAAAGAGCTTTATTCTATCAATGTAAAGTATTGA